The following are encoded together in the Echinicola jeungdonensis genome:
- a CDS encoding IS1595 family transposase, with amino-acid sequence MNIINFINRFPDESSCIKFIREQRTKSGIICKRCSCNRHYWLENKKSFQCASCGFRTSIKSGTVMENSNLPIRTWLLAMTFITATKKSFSASELQRQLGMKRYEPVFRMYHKLRKVMGQRDDIYRLEDMVEYDEAFVGKATKAKSQNKLKRGRGSQKQSIVAVMAESTVLENPESGKLEKSCRYFKMKKIKNLEAKTAQGLVKEFIDQDSVLQTDKSTTFSDLGDCIEVHVREVSGTDKGHFNLKWVHIAISNLKKQLQTYHMISERMMQNYLDEFSYKLNRKYFGQKLFDRLIIASIYPYWHDCG; translated from the coding sequence ATGAATATAATCAACTTCATTAATCGGTTTCCTGACGAGTCTTCCTGTATTAAGTTCATTAGAGAACAAAGGACAAAATCGGGCATCATTTGCAAACGGTGCAGCTGTAACCGTCATTATTGGCTTGAAAACAAGAAGTCCTTTCAATGTGCTTCATGTGGGTTCAGGACCAGCATCAAGAGTGGTACTGTTATGGAAAACAGCAACCTTCCAATTAGGACCTGGCTGCTGGCCATGACCTTCATAACCGCCACTAAGAAGAGCTTCAGTGCCTCAGAGCTACAAAGGCAGCTTGGGATGAAGCGGTATGAACCTGTTTTCAGGATGTACCATAAACTCAGGAAGGTCATGGGACAACGCGATGATATCTATAGGCTTGAGGATATGGTAGAATATGATGAGGCCTTTGTAGGAAAAGCCACCAAAGCCAAATCCCAAAACAAGCTCAAAAGAGGCAGGGGCAGTCAAAAACAGTCCATTGTAGCGGTAATGGCCGAATCGACAGTTTTAGAAAACCCTGAATCCGGAAAGCTTGAAAAGAGCTGTAGATATTTTAAAATGAAGAAGATAAAGAACTTAGAGGCAAAAACAGCCCAAGGTCTGGTCAAAGAATTCATTGATCAGGACTCAGTGCTTCAAACAGATAAGAGTACCACCTTCTCAGATCTGGGTGACTGTATTGAGGTTCATGTCAGAGAGGTCTCTGGAACTGATAAAGGCCATTTTAACCTCAAATGGGTTCATATAGCCATAAGTAATTTAAAGAAACAGCTGCAGACATACCATATGATAAGTGAAAGGATGATGCAAAACTATCTTGATGAGTTTAGTTATAAGCTCAACAGAAAATATTTCGGTCAAAAACTTTTTGACCGGCTCATTATTGCTTCCATTTATCCTTACTGGCATGATTGCGGATAA
- a CDS encoding aminotransferase class I/II-fold pyridoxal phosphate-dependent enzyme, producing the protein MDTSNLSKRGIDAASSPIRIDFEYYFDALKNRYHKKENPNGSFPMNVAENNLCWNLLKNKIASITQEKPIPEWVAGYGNPSGVSSFREAVAEFLSDFLIGCKVDKDRLAFSAGLTSVIEVTSFILGNPGDVVVFPAPSYPVYTKDIGIFSGLERFDLITHTELDELKNGMLVSSKTLDKTLKNLQDKGKKFKILVITNPDNPTGGIYSKAQLEEIADWCIENKIHLIVNEIYGLSIINTEHPDISMDYQKKIEFYSFGKIMDKRKNPYLHYWYSFSKDFGISGFRVGLVHSFNKAFLQAYKNVNFSHSISNYTQWIMESVLEDKNFIKNYIQINQERITESYAVAASTMKELKIPYCPARGSLFVWFDLSEFLEEDTDKSQQQLWIDLYQNTGMLITPAEGFGHKKRGQFRLVYSFISKEEIKAAMERFSLFIHDKRGEVKHYAM; encoded by the coding sequence ATGGATACCTCAAACTTATCAAAAAGAGGAATAGACGCAGCTTCCTCTCCTATTAGAATAGATTTTGAATATTATTTTGATGCATTAAAAAACAGGTACCACAAAAAGGAAAACCCAAATGGAAGTTTCCCCATGAATGTGGCCGAAAACAATCTTTGTTGGAACCTACTAAAAAATAAAATTGCTTCTATCACCCAGGAAAAACCTATTCCAGAATGGGTGGCGGGGTATGGAAATCCATCAGGTGTATCATCCTTTAGGGAAGCAGTTGCAGAATTTCTCTCTGATTTTTTGATCGGATGCAAAGTGGACAAAGACCGCCTTGCTTTTTCTGCAGGTTTGACTTCAGTAATAGAGGTTACATCATTTATTCTGGGAAACCCGGGTGATGTAGTCGTTTTTCCCGCACCTAGTTACCCGGTTTATACCAAAGATATTGGAATTTTTTCAGGCCTGGAACGCTTCGACTTGATTACCCATACCGAATTGGACGAGCTTAAAAATGGGATGTTGGTCAGTTCAAAAACCCTTGATAAAACCCTAAAAAACCTCCAGGATAAAGGCAAAAAATTCAAAATATTGGTAATTACCAACCCGGACAACCCTACAGGTGGAATATATTCCAAAGCTCAACTGGAAGAAATTGCAGATTGGTGCATTGAAAATAAAATTCACCTGATTGTCAATGAAATTTATGGGCTTTCCATCATCAATACTGAACATCCAGATATATCCATGGATTACCAAAAGAAAATTGAATTTTATTCTTTTGGTAAAATAATGGATAAGCGAAAAAACCCCTACCTGCATTATTGGTATTCTTTTTCAAAAGATTTTGGCATTTCGGGTTTCAGGGTGGGCTTAGTCCATTCCTTTAATAAGGCCTTTTTACAAGCTTACAAAAATGTCAACTTCTCCCATTCCATTTCTAATTATACCCAATGGATCATGGAATCAGTTTTGGAAGATAAAAACTTTATTAAAAATTATATCCAAATCAACCAGGAACGTATTACCGAATCCTATGCAGTCGCAGCCAGCACCATGAAAGAGCTGAAAATCCCCTATTGCCCAGCCCGTGGAAGTCTTTTTGTTTGGTTTGACTTATCTGAGTTTTTGGAAGAAGACACCGACAAGTCCCAACAACAATTATGGATAGACCTTTACCAAAACACGGGAATGCTTATCACTCCTGCTGAAGGTTTTGGGCATAAAAAAAGAGGGCAATTCCGCCTGGTCTACTCATTTATTTCAAAAGAAGAAATCAAAGCTGCCATGGAAAGGTTTTCCCTATTTATTCATGATAAAAGAGGAGAGGTTAAGCATTATGCGATGTAA
- the istA gene encoding IS21 family transposase, translating into MAGKPKPMSQIKQMIILRQQGKGIKTIARMLEMSKNTVKSYLFKLDKLLENNKKTGLTTEKLLSMEVPEIEKQFLSGDPSYKDPRYEHFISNLAYYQKELQRKGVTKTLLWEEYRQSYPDGYGRSQFCHHLNQQDLARAKPSMVLEHKPAEKLYIDFAGKPIAYIDRETGEEVRCQLFVACLPYSDYAFAMAVASQTIPDFLYALSRCMEQLGGVPQLLVPDNLKAAVNKADKYEPSINQALEDFANHYGTAVVPARARKPQDKALVENQVKVLYSRVYARLRNMQFFDIHSLNRAIGQKVKAHNQTRMQQKPYCREEKFLADEKGLLGKLPGNASS; encoded by the coding sequence ATGGCAGGTAAACCAAAACCGATGAGTCAGATCAAGCAGATGATTATTTTACGGCAGCAGGGCAAGGGCATCAAAACCATAGCCCGCATGCTGGAGATGAGCAAAAACACAGTCAAGAGCTATCTTTTTAAGCTGGACAAGCTGTTGGAAAACAATAAGAAAACAGGGCTTACGACGGAGAAGCTCCTGTCCATGGAGGTACCTGAGATTGAGAAACAGTTCCTTTCAGGGGACCCTTCTTACAAAGATCCCCGGTACGAACACTTTATCTCCAACCTTGCTTATTATCAAAAAGAGCTCCAGCGCAAAGGGGTGACCAAAACTCTTTTATGGGAAGAGTACAGGCAGTCCTATCCCGATGGATACGGCCGTAGCCAGTTTTGCCACCACCTCAACCAACAGGATCTTGCCCGGGCAAAGCCATCCATGGTACTTGAGCATAAGCCTGCAGAGAAGCTGTATATAGACTTTGCAGGCAAGCCCATCGCCTACATAGACAGGGAAACCGGAGAAGAGGTCCGGTGCCAGCTGTTTGTGGCCTGCCTTCCCTATTCGGATTATGCCTTTGCCATGGCCGTGGCCTCCCAGACCATCCCGGACTTCCTATATGCCCTAAGCCGTTGTATGGAGCAGTTGGGGGGTGTGCCACAGCTGTTGGTCCCCGATAACCTGAAAGCCGCAGTGAACAAAGCCGACAAGTATGAGCCAAGTATCAACCAGGCCCTTGAGGATTTTGCCAACCACTACGGCACGGCTGTAGTGCCTGCCAGGGCGAGGAAGCCGCAGGACAAGGCATTGGTAGAGAACCAGGTAAAGGTCCTTTACTCCCGGGTATATGCCAGGCTCAGGAATATGCAGTTCTTCGATATACACAGTTTAAACAGGGCCATTGGCCAAAAGGTAAAAGCCCATAACCAGACCCGGATGCAGCAAAAGCCCTACTGCAGGGAAGAGAAGTTTCTCGCCGATGAGAAGGGCCTGTTGGGGAAACTCCCCGGGAACGCTTCGAGCTGA
- a CDS encoding Mu transposase domain-containing protein: protein MYLARDNHYFSVPYTLIGQRVKVIYTRSMLYVFHKGERVAIHSRGFNQGSYSTLKEHLCSQHQHYRDRSPEYYRSKAAQHSKVLSRYISLLFKQGKIPEQLYRTCDGLLALGRKVDKERLEKACNTAMEYKVYSYTFIKNMLENNMTEATAEPSARELPEHGNVRGKTYYDQYQ from the coding sequence ATCTATCTGGCCCGGGACAACCACTATTTCAGTGTCCCCTATACACTGATAGGCCAAAGGGTAAAGGTGATCTATACACGGAGTATGCTCTATGTGTTCCATAAAGGGGAACGGGTGGCCATACACAGCAGAGGCTTCAATCAAGGGAGTTATTCCACGCTCAAAGAACACCTGTGTTCCCAGCACCAGCATTATAGGGACAGAAGTCCTGAATATTACCGCAGCAAAGCCGCCCAACACTCAAAGGTCTTGTCCAGGTACATCTCCCTGCTGTTTAAACAGGGCAAGATCCCCGAACAGCTTTACAGGACCTGTGACGGGCTGCTCGCCCTGGGCAGGAAGGTGGATAAGGAGCGACTGGAGAAAGCCTGCAATACAGCCATGGAGTACAAAGTATACTCCTATACCTTTATCAAGAACATGCTGGAAAACAATATGACAGAAGCTACAGCGGAGCCGTCTGCCAGGGAACTTCCTGAACACGGGAATGTCAGGGGAAAAACATATTATGACCAATATCAATAA
- the istB gene encoding IS21-like element helper ATPase IstB: MPNPIETQLIKLRLHGMHQTWTTLQETRKNQSLSLAEGLELMLQAEEQERDNRRFKRLESNAGFRYKASLEELSLDKTRGLDDMLLATLATGEYITNGDAVLVTGATGCGKSYLASALGHQACVHGKKVAYFNTQKLMIKIKMVRLDGTAIRFFDKLAKTDLLILDDFGLTNLDKQQQIDLMELIEDRHGKKSTIIASQLPVSSWYDVIGEPTIADAILDRLVHVSYRIELKGESLRKKM, encoded by the coding sequence ATGCCCAATCCGATCGAAACACAACTTATCAAACTCAGGCTCCACGGCATGCACCAAACATGGACAACGCTACAGGAGACCCGTAAAAACCAAAGCCTCTCCCTTGCCGAAGGACTTGAGCTTATGTTACAGGCAGAAGAACAGGAAAGAGACAACAGGAGGTTTAAAAGACTGGAATCCAACGCAGGGTTCCGTTACAAAGCTTCACTGGAAGAACTCTCCCTGGACAAAACCAGGGGCCTGGATGATATGCTCCTGGCAACCCTGGCAACCGGGGAATATATAACCAATGGGGATGCTGTACTTGTCACGGGGGCTACCGGCTGTGGAAAAAGTTACCTGGCCTCGGCCCTTGGCCACCAGGCCTGTGTGCATGGGAAAAAGGTCGCTTACTTCAACACCCAAAAGCTCATGATCAAAATCAAGATGGTCAGACTGGACGGCACTGCCATCAGGTTCTTTGATAAACTGGCAAAAACGGACCTGCTCATCCTCGATGACTTCGGCCTGACAAACCTGGATAAACAGCAACAGATCGATCTTATGGAGCTTATCGAAGACAGGCACGGTAAAAAATCCACTATTATTGCAAGTCAGCTCCCTGTCTCAAGCTGGTACGATGTCATAGGTGAGCCGACCATCGCAGATGCCATTCTTGACCGGTTGGTACACGTCTCCTACAGAATCGAGCTGAAAGGGGAAAGTCTCAGAAAAAAAATGTAA
- a CDS encoding transposase translates to MKDTIQLPIFKDFDGYSPKYHFFKNSLLGQIHDSLPWEKLSSLVPEKLQGPGAPRWFGAKGMFALMFLKAYLNTSDRQLIERFNTDWSLQYFCGKVLAADQQIRDLTIMTRIRAYIEEHCHWEQIQEVLMDHWKQDVDNSHVLLMDATCYESYVRFPTDPKLLWECCQWVFEKQLFKKCKQLGIKRPRSKYREQKAKQLGYFRKRRKSFKETLKRKKSLVFLLEKGLGQLQEILDFYQGAGLKPNDFACLKTIKKVLVQQQFLLENPPSELKDRIVSLHKPYLRPIVRGKENKPVEFGMKAHILQTGGLSFIDKLDFNNFNECTRLKISTVKHTRIFGQTSQLGADRIYATNANRKYCTSKDIFTGFPKKGPKPHNKAEKILSAEVSKQRATAMEGAFGNHKNHYGLVKIRVKGDKREKLAVLFGIMAANAVAVAKRRNQQESPPINKAA, encoded by the coding sequence ATGAAAGATACCATACAGCTCCCTATTTTCAAAGACTTTGACGGATACTCTCCAAAGTATCACTTTTTCAAGAATTCCTTGCTTGGCCAGATCCATGACAGCCTGCCATGGGAAAAGCTTTCGAGCCTTGTTCCTGAAAAGCTGCAGGGGCCTGGTGCCCCAAGGTGGTTCGGTGCCAAGGGCATGTTTGCCCTGATGTTTTTGAAAGCCTACCTGAATACCTCAGACCGCCAATTGATAGAGCGTTTCAATACCGACTGGAGCCTTCAGTATTTCTGCGGGAAAGTATTGGCAGCAGACCAACAGATCCGGGACCTTACCATTATGACACGGATCAGGGCCTACATCGAGGAACATTGCCACTGGGAACAGATCCAAGAGGTACTAATGGATCACTGGAAACAGGATGTGGACAACAGCCACGTCTTATTAATGGATGCCACCTGTTATGAAAGTTATGTCCGTTTCCCCACCGACCCCAAACTACTCTGGGAATGCTGCCAGTGGGTGTTTGAAAAGCAACTGTTCAAAAAATGTAAACAATTGGGCATAAAAAGGCCCCGGTCAAAATACAGGGAGCAGAAGGCCAAACAGCTTGGCTACTTCCGTAAAAGACGCAAATCCTTTAAGGAAACCCTCAAAAGGAAAAAATCCCTGGTCTTCCTGTTGGAAAAAGGACTTGGCCAGTTACAAGAGATCCTAGACTTTTATCAAGGGGCGGGGCTTAAACCAAATGACTTTGCCTGTCTGAAGACCATCAAAAAAGTCTTGGTCCAGCAGCAGTTTTTGTTGGAAAATCCTCCCTCCGAACTTAAGGACCGCATCGTTTCCCTCCATAAACCTTATCTCCGGCCGATCGTCCGGGGAAAGGAAAACAAACCTGTGGAGTTCGGTATGAAAGCCCATATCCTTCAGACAGGCGGGCTATCATTTATCGATAAACTGGACTTCAACAACTTCAATGAATGTACCCGGTTGAAAATATCCACGGTAAAACATACCCGGATTTTCGGACAGACTTCCCAGCTGGGTGCCGACCGGATTTATGCCACCAATGCCAACAGAAAGTATTGTACCTCCAAAGACATATTCACCGGCTTCCCCAAAAAAGGCCCCAAACCGCACAACAAAGCCGAAAAGATTCTGAGTGCTGAAGTCTCCAAACAAAGGGCAACGGCAATGGAAGGGGCTTTCGGCAACCATAAAAACCACTATGGACTGGTTAAAATACGAGTAAAGGGAGATAAAAGGGAAAAGCTGGCCGTGCTGTTCGGCATTATGGCAGCCAACGCCGTAGCAGTTGCCAAACGAAGAAACCAACAGGAATCCCCGCCCATCAACAAAGCTGCTTGA
- a CDS encoding Mut7-C RNAse domain-containing protein: MAGKNKSLKKTFFVRCYAELNDFLPPEKRQKTFSTQFKTPVTVQEILISWKIPLSEVDLILVNGQSVSFSHFLQEMDRISIYPTFESLDISNQTKVRNHGLRESRFILDAHLGKLAKYLRMLGFDTLYRNDFEDDDIIEIAQKENRIILTRDRLLLKSSKINHGYFVRAIDKHEQLREIVQKYDLYSQFKSFSRCMTCNYPLTRIEKSKILPKVKPEIARVFDEFFYCKNCDKVFWKGSHFKRMEKYIRDLI; this comes from the coding sequence ATGGCAGGTAAAAATAAAAGCCTAAAAAAGACTTTTTTTGTACGATGCTATGCGGAGCTGAATGATTTCCTTCCTCCTGAAAAACGACAAAAAACCTTTTCCACTCAATTCAAAACTCCCGTAACTGTTCAGGAAATTTTAATTTCTTGGAAAATCCCTTTATCAGAAGTAGACCTTATTTTGGTCAATGGACAGTCCGTTAGTTTTTCTCATTTCCTTCAGGAAATGGACAGAATCTCCATATATCCCACTTTTGAATCATTGGATATCTCCAACCAAACGAAAGTGAGAAACCATGGCTTAAGAGAAAGTAGGTTTATCCTGGATGCTCATTTGGGAAAATTGGCAAAATACCTCCGTATGTTGGGATTTGATACACTTTACCGCAATGATTTTGAGGATGATGATATTATTGAAATTGCCCAAAAGGAAAATCGAATCATACTAACCCGGGACAGGCTTTTACTAAAATCATCAAAAATAAACCATGGTTACTTTGTAAGGGCGATTGATAAGCATGAACAACTTAGGGAGATTGTCCAAAAGTATGACCTTTACAGTCAGTTCAAATCCTTTTCCCGATGTATGACCTGCAATTACCCCTTAACCCGGATAGAAAAATCAAAAATACTTCCAAAAGTAAAACCTGAGATTGCCCGGGTATTTGACGAGTTTTTTTATTGTAAAAACTGTGATAAAGTTTTCTGGAAAGGCTCTCATTTTAAAAGAATGGAAAAATATATCAGAGATTTGATTTAA
- a CDS encoding NADPH-dependent F420 reductase: MKITILGTGAVGQTIAARLFELGHEVIMGTRDPKETQKRESPNQITGKSFAEWYQDHSGIKLLPFKAASTFTDLVINATNGAATLDILSEIGASNLEGKILLDLANPLDFSKGFPPSLFVCNTDSLGEQVQKKLPKTKVVKGLNTMNAYIMMHPHKITGDHHLFLSGNDQEAKNSIIKLLLEIGWKNKNIIDLGDISTARATEMLLPVWLRLYKTLGHTNFNFHIQGA, from the coding sequence ATGAAGATAACCATATTAGGAACAGGGGCAGTGGGTCAAACCATTGCTGCCCGATTGTTTGAATTGGGTCATGAAGTAATTATGGGAACCAGGGACCCAAAAGAAACCCAAAAAAGAGAATCCCCAAATCAAATTACCGGAAAATCATTTGCCGAATGGTATCAGGACCACTCCGGAATCAAACTACTTCCATTCAAGGCAGCCAGCACATTTACCGATTTGGTGATAAATGCCACCAACGGAGCAGCCACACTAGATATTTTAAGTGAAATTGGAGCATCCAATTTAGAAGGAAAAATACTTTTGGATCTTGCCAACCCTTTAGATTTTTCCAAGGGCTTTCCCCCTAGCCTATTTGTTTGTAACACAGATTCATTGGGAGAACAGGTCCAAAAAAAATTACCCAAAACCAAAGTGGTTAAAGGTCTTAATACTATGAACGCCTACATCATGATGCATCCTCATAAAATCACTGGAGACCATCATCTTTTTTTAAGCGGAAATGACCAGGAAGCTAAAAATTCTATAATAAAATTATTATTAGAAATCGGCTGGAAAAATAAAAACATTATTGACCTGGGAGACATCAGTACCGCCAGGGCAACAGAAATGTTATTGCCTGTTTGGTTACGATTATACAAAACTTTGGGTCATACCAATTTTAATTTTCACATCCAGGGAGCTTAA
- a CDS encoding STAS/SEC14 domain-containing protein: MIEQFKVYDTNVLALEVKDGFKKVDEQLFEKLVKDKLNQGYEIVNVLVKLDEMEISKSSIKAFFEDAIWWLRNYNHVGHLAVVAHSNIVKALIPIDNLFFQRASKGRIERYFDISQLDEALEFVKAGKK; this comes from the coding sequence ATGATTGAACAATTTAAAGTTTATGATACCAATGTTTTGGCCTTGGAAGTAAAGGATGGCTTTAAAAAGGTAGATGAGCAATTATTTGAAAAACTGGTAAAGGATAAATTGAACCAGGGCTATGAAATTGTAAATGTATTGGTGAAATTGGATGAAATGGAAATTTCTAAAAGCAGCATTAAGGCATTTTTTGAGGATGCTATTTGGTGGCTTAGAAATTATAATCATGTGGGCCACTTAGCTGTAGTGGCCCATTCCAATATTGTAAAAGCCTTGATTCCAATAGACAATTTATTTTTTCAAAGGGCTAGCAAAGGGAGAATAGAACGGTATTTTGATATTTCACAATTGGATGAAGCTTTGGAGTTTGTAAAAGCTGGAAAAAAATGA
- a CDS encoding YciI family protein gives MKKFIVIYHAPISALEQMENTSPEESKKGMEKWMEWAKKCGDKLVDIGNPLANGEKLSTNGSSEKSKREVCGYSILQAKDMEEAKKLLQGHPHLSGWDAACEIEVHETMPLPE, from the coding sequence ATGAAAAAATTTATTGTCATTTATCATGCCCCCATCTCCGCCCTTGAACAAATGGAAAATACTTCCCCTGAAGAATCCAAAAAAGGGATGGAAAAATGGATGGAATGGGCAAAAAAATGCGGGGACAAGTTAGTGGACATCGGCAACCCCTTGGCTAATGGTGAAAAATTGTCCACTAATGGAAGTAGTGAAAAAAGCAAAAGGGAGGTATGCGGATATTCCATATTACAAGCAAAGGATATGGAAGAAGCTAAAAAATTACTTCAGGGACATCCGCATTTGTCTGGATGGGATGCCGCCTGTGAAATCGAGGTCCATGAAACCATGCCACTTCCTGAGTAA
- a CDS encoding SRPBCC family protein, whose translation MEDSYHITHICHTDASQKAVFKALSTIKGLSHWWTAQTHGNPGMDGTIVFQFGNSFKDEVHVTDFELDKRIEWTVLDSVPDWIGTIISFDLDQHEGKTRIRLTHKGFKQQDDYFAQCNFSWAKYLISLRNLVENGQGDPYDDHKPFD comes from the coding sequence ATGGAAGATTCCTATCACATTACCCATATCTGCCATACCGACGCTTCCCAAAAGGCAGTTTTTAAAGCCTTAAGTACTATTAAAGGATTGAGCCATTGGTGGACCGCTCAAACCCATGGAAATCCTGGTATGGATGGAACCATTGTATTTCAATTTGGAAACAGTTTCAAGGATGAAGTACACGTTACCGATTTTGAACTTGATAAAAGAATCGAATGGACTGTTTTGGACTCTGTGCCAGACTGGATCGGAACTATTATCAGTTTTGATCTTGACCAACATGAAGGAAAAACCCGTATCCGACTGACCCATAAAGGTTTTAAACAACAGGATGATTATTTTGCTCAATGTAATTTTTCCTGGGCAAAATACTTAATCAGCCTTAGAAACCTGGTGGAAAATGGCCAAGGAGACCCTTACGACGATCACAAACCATTTGACTAA
- a CDS encoding biotin-dependent carboxyltransferase family protein, translating into MPHIKVIKAGLYSSIQDQGRFGQGQWGVPSAGPMDTLAFNLANHLLRNDPNDACLEMTMTGGQFLFEQPTQIVLTGAFGDILCNDTPYTNNQVINISSGDVLKIKPFRQGCRMYLGIKGGFQTEKILGSRSWYPGITSAHRLKKNIQIPYKVFKEELDSTHAHVAPDNTYFQEEALEVYPGPEAEKMKKDDFEKLFEKSFTLSNRQDRMGIQLEETFPNTLEEILTSPVYPGTIQLTPGGKLLVLMKDAQVTGGYPRVLQLGSKALSILSQKKPGEKIRFEVK; encoded by the coding sequence ATGCCTCATATTAAAGTGATTAAGGCCGGCTTGTACAGTTCCATTCAAGATCAGGGTAGATTTGGACAGGGGCAATGGGGGGTTCCTAGTGCAGGCCCCATGGATACACTTGCTTTTAACCTCGCCAACCATTTATTGCGGAACGATCCCAATGATGCCTGTCTGGAAATGACAATGACCGGTGGCCAATTTTTATTTGAACAGCCCACGCAAATCGTCCTTACCGGAGCTTTTGGGGATATTTTATGCAATGACACCCCATATACTAATAACCAGGTCATCAATATTTCCTCTGGAGATGTCCTGAAGATCAAACCATTTCGCCAAGGTTGCCGCATGTACCTTGGCATTAAAGGTGGATTTCAAACAGAAAAAATACTTGGCAGCCGGAGTTGGTATCCAGGTATTACTTCTGCTCATAGGTTAAAAAAAAATATTCAAATTCCTTATAAGGTCTTTAAAGAAGAACTGGATTCTACTCATGCCCATGTAGCACCGGACAACACTTATTTCCAGGAAGAGGCCTTGGAAGTTTACCCAGGTCCTGAAGCTGAAAAAATGAAAAAGGATGATTTTGAAAAGTTGTTCGAAAAGTCATTTACCCTTTCCAACAGACAGGACCGGATGGGAATCCAGTTGGAAGAAACTTTTCCAAACACCCTGGAGGAGATTTTAACCTCCCCTGTTTATCCTGGAACTATCCAGCTTACTCCTGGCGGTAAATTATTGGTCCTAATGAAAGATGCCCAGGTTACTGGAGGTTATCCACGCGTGCTGCAGCTAGGTTCAAAAGCTTTATCCATTCTTTCCCAAAAAAAGCCCGGAGAGAAAATCAGGTTTGAGGTGAAATAA
- the pxpB gene encoding 5-oxoprolinase subunit PxpB: MPYSLNYKFIAPKIIEISWPDIVKKEILLEIMRMKKRVLTAWKDELLDIIMGYHRLSLHFNHEVDLNHIIPEFEEFYQEGPTSKPSRRKCWKIPVCYQGKDLDRVSQKTGLDQEEIISLHQSNSYLLHFYGFMPGFMYLGGLNEKLFAPRKEVPDPLIEKGSVAIGGKQTGIYPMDSPGGWNIIGKTPILLFDIKSPQPVFAQPGDEISFYSIGKEEFMDLQQKIKHQHIQPKHEPAHASY, from the coding sequence ATGCCTTATTCATTAAATTATAAATTTATCGCTCCTAAGATCATTGAAATTTCCTGGCCGGATATCGTGAAAAAAGAAATTTTGCTGGAAATTATGAGAATGAAGAAGAGGGTCCTAACAGCCTGGAAAGATGAGCTCCTGGATATCATCATGGGCTATCATCGTTTAAGTTTGCATTTCAACCATGAGGTGGACCTTAATCATATTATTCCCGAATTTGAAGAGTTTTATCAAGAAGGACCAACATCAAAACCTTCCCGCAGGAAATGTTGGAAAATTCCCGTTTGCTATCAGGGAAAAGATCTGGACAGAGTAAGCCAAAAAACCGGTCTGGATCAGGAAGAGATTATCAGCCTGCACCAGTCCAATAGCTACCTGCTTCACTTTTATGGGTTTATGCCTGGATTTATGTATTTGGGAGGATTGAATGAAAAGCTATTTGCCCCAAGAAAAGAAGTCCCTGATCCCCTAATAGAAAAAGGCTCTGTGGCTATAGGGGGAAAACAAACGGGCATTTATCCCATGGATAGCCCTGGAGGATGGAATATAATTGGAAAAACTCCCATATTGTTATTTGATATTAAATCTCCCCAACCGGTTTTTGCCCAACCTGGAGATGAAATCAGTTTTTACTCCATTGGAAAGGAGGAATTTATGGACCTCCAACAAAAAATAAAGCATCAACATATTCAACCCAAACACGAACCTGCTCATGCCTCATATTAA